The genomic DNA GCGAGGGGGCCGGTCGCGTCCGGTTCATCGGCGTACGGCGCCGTCCCCTCGCCGTCGCCGCGGACGTCGCCGAATGCCGGACGATCCTCACCTCCTCGCTGCACGGCCTGATCATGGCCGACGCCTTCGGAATCCCGGCGCTCTGGGTGCGCACGAGCACGCCGCTGTACGGGCACGATTTCAAGTTCTGGGACCACGAAACCGTGGCCCGTCCCACCGCCGGTCGCGGCGTCGACCTGGCCGACCTGTCCTCGCTGGCGGAGGTCTCACGTCGAGCGGTCCTCGCCGATGACGCGGCCATCGAGCGGGCGTGCACCGACCTGACGGCCTCGGTCGGTCCCCTGGTGGAGGCCGTGGCAGCCCCCCGCGTGTCGCCATGGTCCCTGCCCGCGTTGCGGGGCTGATCACTCGTCCGCAACGGGGCCGGTGAGTCGACCGACCGGTAGTCTCGCTCCGTCGAGCCGAGCAGCGCGGCTGCGAGCAGCTCGGAACCGCCGGAGAGGGAGCATCAGATGCCGCGACTGGCCGTGGCCGCGCCGGGCCCAGACGCGGCGGACGCCGCGCTCGCGATCGGCGCGGCCGGCGGGAACGCCGTCGACGCCGCGATCGCCGCCATCGTCGTGGCGTCCTGCACGGAGCCGGGGATCGTCAGCCCGATGGGCGGCGCGTTCGTCAACGTCTGGCAGCCGGGTGGGTCCCCCATGGTCATCGACGGCTACGCCGAGATGCCGGGCCGAGGCCGGGAGCGCGAGCGCTTCGGCTCGGGGGTCTGGCGGGTGTGGATGGAGTACTCGGGCGGCATCTACGTGTCCGGCGGCCCGGGCTCGGTGGGCACCCCGGGGATGTTCGCGGCGCTGGCGGAGGCGTCCGAACGGTACGGCGTGCTGCCCTGGTCCGAGCTGCTGGCACCGGCGGCCGAGGTGCTGCGGCGGGGCTATCGGCTGGGCGCCTCCTCGGCGTACTACCTCGGCTACGCCACCGCCGAGCTGTTCGCCCAGGACGAGGAGACCGTCGCCTTCCTGGCCCAGTGCGGCCAGCCGCCGACGACCGGGGCAATCCTGCGCGACCCCAGCCTGGCCGCCACCCTGGACCACGTGGGCGCCAAGGGCGCGGACGACCTCTATACCGGAGAGCTGGGGCACGCGCTCGCGGCGTACATGGACGACAACGGCGGTCTCCTCTCGCTGGCGGACCTGGAGGCCTACGAGCCGCGCGTCCGGCCGGCGCTGCGCACCCGGCTCGGCGACTGGGACCTCGGCGTCAACCCCGCCCCGTCGATCGGCGGCCCGGTGCTGACGGCGATGCTGCGCCTGCTGCAGAGCCGCCGGGCCGAGCGCGGGACCACCGACGCGCGCGACGTCCTGGAGATCGAACGACTCGTCCTCGACTATCGCCGCCGGCTCATCGACCGGTCCGAGGACCTCGAGCTCGCCGGCCACGAGCTCATCCGGAGCCTGGAGGAGATCGGTCCCGAGGGCCTCGCGGCGGTCGCGACCTCGCAGGACACGATCCACGTCTCGACCGTCGACACCGACGGGCTGGCCTGCGCGCTCACGACCTCCGCCGGCTACGGCTCCGGGGTGACGCTCCCGGGCACAGGCCTGGCGCTCAACAACGCCCTGGGCGAGGAGGAGCTGAACCGCCGCGGACTGCACGCCCTGGCGCCCGGCACGCGGCTGGCCTCGAACATGGCCCCGACGACCGCCCGGCGCGACGACGGCGCCACCCTGGCCGTCGGGTCCCCCGGCGCGGACCGCATCACCACGGCGCTGTTCCAGGTGCTCGGCGGCCTGTGCCTGGACCACCTGCCGCTTCAACAGGCCGTCGACCAGCCGCGGCTGCACGTCGCGCTCGACGACGCCGGCGCGGCCACGCTGCACTACGAGGCGTCCGACCCCATCAGCCCCCTCGCGCGGGAGTCGGGCCTGGCCACCGTTGCCCACGACGCCCTGCACATGTACTTCGGCGGCGTGGGCGCGACCCTCCACCTCCCGGACGGGGGCCTGGTCGCCGCCGCGGACCCGCGCCGGGCCGGCGCGGCCCGCGCGAGCTGACGAGCCTGGGACGAGCCGCATTGCGGCGCAGTTAAACTGGCGCGGTCATCTCGCTTGCTCGACCGTCCTCAGGAGCTGCGTCGTGCCCGTCGACCCGCTCGTCAGCGTCATCATCCCCGCCTACCGCGCGGAGCGGACGCTCGGCGCCGCCCTCAGCTCGGTGCTCACCCAGACCTACGCCCGCACCGAGATCGTCGTGTGCGACGACGGCTCCACCGACGCCACCGCGGCCATCGCGAGCGCGTACGGCGACCGCGTCCGGGTGATCAGCCAGGACAACGCCGGGGTCGCCGCGGCCCGCAACACGGCGATGGCGGCAGCCACCGGCGAGCTGTACGCGCTCCTCGACGCCGACGACCTCTGGCTGCCCGACTACCTGCGCCACATGGTGGCCACCTGGCGGGACGCCGGCGCCGACCGCCGGATGGTCACCGCGACGGCGTACTTCCTCACCGACGCGGGAATCTCCGCCCGGCGCCGGGTCATTCACGACGCCGTGCCCCTGCCGCAGCAGCGGATGCGCGCGCTGGAGGGTCCGTTCGTCACCGGCTTCGCGCTCTTCCCGCGGGAGATGTACGTCGAGCTGGGCGGCTTCGACGTCACGCTGCGGACGGCCGAGGACTACGACTTCTGGGTGCGCGCCGTGTACGCCGGCTACGAGGTGTGCTTCCAGATGGAGCCGCAGGCGCTCTATCGGCGCGCCGGAGCGACCCTGTCCCAGGGGGTCGAGCAGATGGCCGCCGACGAGAACACCGTGCTGCGCCGCCTGCTCACCGACCCGGGGGTCGAGCTCAGTGCCGCGGAACGCGCCCGGATCGAGCTGCGGCTCGGCTCGGACTCGCCCCTGCTCCACATCGCCCGGGGCGAGTCGGCGCTGGCGGGCGGCGACTCGCGGGGGGCCGCCCGGGAGTTCGCCAAGGCCGCCGAGCTACTGCCC from Austwickia sp. includes the following:
- a CDS encoding gamma-glutamyltransferase; this translates as MPRLAVAAPGPDAADAALAIGAAGGNAVDAAIAAIVVASCTEPGIVSPMGGAFVNVWQPGGSPMVIDGYAEMPGRGRERERFGSGVWRVWMEYSGGIYVSGGPGSVGTPGMFAALAEASERYGVLPWSELLAPAAEVLRRGYRLGASSAYYLGYATAELFAQDEETVAFLAQCGQPPTTGAILRDPSLAATLDHVGAKGADDLYTGELGHALAAYMDDNGGLLSLADLEAYEPRVRPALRTRLGDWDLGVNPAPSIGGPVLTAMLRLLQSRRAERGTTDARDVLEIERLVLDYRRRLIDRSEDLELAGHELIRSLEEIGPEGLAAVATSQDTIHVSTVDTDGLACALTTSAGYGSGVTLPGTGLALNNALGEEELNRRGLHALAPGTRLASNMAPTTARRDDGATLAVGSPGADRITTALFQVLGGLCLDHLPLQQAVDQPRLHVALDDAGAATLHYEASDPISPLARESGLATVAHDALHMYFGGVGATLHLPDGGLVAAADPRRAGAARAS
- a CDS encoding glycosyltransferase family 2 protein, which gives rise to MPVDPLVSVIIPAYRAERTLGAALSSVLTQTYARTEIVVCDDGSTDATAAIASAYGDRVRVISQDNAGVAAARNTAMAAATGELYALLDADDLWLPDYLRHMVATWRDAGADRRMVTATAYFLTDAGISARRRVIHDAVPLPQQRMRALEGPFVTGFALFPREMYVELGGFDVTLRTAEDYDFWVRAVYAGYEVCFQMEPQALYRRAGATLSQGVEQMAADENTVLRRLLTDPGVELSAAERARIELRLGSDSPLLHIARGESALAGGDSRGAAREFAKAAELLPSNVGLRRKAALLRAPLTGRALATFQARRHRET